The genome window TGGCCCAAGCGAAGAGTGAAGGGAAGAATCGAGCAATTGTAGTCTGATTTAGGGCATGTAACCTTACTTTTTAACGAATACACCTGGATCAATATCATATCAATATGAACTAAATGAGAGAGCAGAAATGCTCTCTTTTTTTGGTTTTAATAATGTGTTAATTTCATCACCGCAGACACAGCACTAGTGTTATAATGATCCCTATGGATACACTTGTTCGTATTCTGTCTCGGAGGAGGGTGAGATAACGTTCTATGAAAGACAACTCTAGACAATTGGAATTTATGGAGATAGATCTGAGCGAAGAACCCGTAACAGCAGCGGTTCCGGTTCCTGATCGTTCAACCATTGTGCAGCAACCTGCACATCATGCGATGCAGCATCGTGGAGGCATATTGTCTTCGGAGAAACGTTTTGTAGAGGAAGCAAAGCAGTGGTCAGAGATGGAGGGAGATGTGTCCCCCTGGGTTCCCTTTATGAGCTACTGGCCCACATATGGCGTAATGAACGAAGCCCAACGCAAGTGGTATTTGTATTGGAGGAAGGAAGTTCGTCAGGGGAGATATCCAGATACCGATCTGTCCTATCTATTTGTTCATATCTATGAGTTGATTAACGGCATTGGCTGGCAGAATGCTCAGGATGGTTATAATCAATTAAAGCAGCTATGGTTGAACTACCGTGAAAGGCTCCCTCAATTAAATATATATATGCAAGAGTGGGTGGTCGATTACGTACTGGTCCATCAGATGGAGACGTCTTTATCCGAAGTTATGGACCTTTCGGGCGGGTATCTGCCAGCAGAGATGCTGGACAAGGAACTGCAACGTGTTTTACAGAACAAGATGTCGGATATTTCGCTAAGTATGCTGCAAAGGTACTACGATTACGATATTACGCTCAGTAAGTTCTATAGAGATGGCGGCAAAGAAGTGATGGAGCAGTACATCCCACGGGTCATGGCATTGGTTCATTCATATCTGGAGCGTACGCGAGAAGTCGGACTGTTGCCAGTGTTTCAACCCAACGAAGAACGCATGGTGGAGCGCATACTGTTTCGCAAAGCGGTCTATGACGACTCGATCTATGGAAGATCGGTATCATTCAGATATATGCCCATTGGTGAACATACTGAATTTGTACAGATGGTTACGCGGATCTATCGATGTACTGAAAATAAACTTCGTGAACTGCTCAGATTCAGAGGCCGATTGCGTGGACAAACATTAGAGCCCGAACTTGCGAATCTGATTGAACGTTACCTGGACAAAGCATATGCGATTGATCAGGCCGAGACGGTGGAACAACCGGTGATTCGTATTGATACGGAAAAATTGGCATCGTTACAGCAAGAAAGTGAATACGTACGAATGGCACTTACAATTGAGGATGATCACCCTTCTGAAGTGAAGGATGATGAGGTTCATAACGCAAATGTTACAAGTAATCCAGTCGACGCACTGGAAGCAAGGCATGAGATCACACCAACAGAAGATTCCATGCAGCCGGACCCATCGGTAAGAGATACTGCAATAGAAGGGTCAACAGCATCAATTGGGTTGCAATGGGACGTGAGTGCAGAGGTTGATTTGGATGAACAATGGCTGCTATTTGCCAAGGGACTATCCCCTCAGCAGGTGCAAGTGATTCATGCTCTTCTTGGCGCTAACCCTGATACGGAGCTGATACGTCTGGCTGAGCAATATGGAACGATGCCTACGCTTCTGTTGGATGAAATTAATGATGTGGCTATGGATACGATCGGTGATCTTCTGATTGATGGTGATCGGATTGTTCCGGATTATATAGATGTGTTCGAACATGTGAAGAGGTGATACGTAAGTGACAGAACTTAAAATACCAAAGCGGCTGACCACCGCACTTGTCAATTCGTTAACGGCGGGTGTTGTCCCGCGCATAGGACTGGAGCAGATTGCTGTTGGCCGAAAACCGGAAGTGGAAGCCATCTTGAGAGATATGGACAATATCGCCGAGGGTGGCGCCGCGTTCAAACTCATTACCGGGCGTTATGGTAGTGGTAAAAGCTTTCTTTTGCAAATGATTCGTAATTATGCCATGGATCGCGACTTTGTTGTAGCAGATGCCGATCTGTCACCAGAGCGACGATTGGTGGGCACCAAAGGGCAGGGACTTGCGACATATCGCGAACTAATGACTCGTCTGTCTACACGTACACGTCCGGATGGGGGAGCGTTGGAGCCGATTTTGCAAAAATGGATCGCAGGCCTGCAACAATCCACAATGCAAAGTCAGAACCTGCGCCCGGATGATCCCGCTCTGCCGCTGGAAGTAGAGAAGCAGATCTATGCGGTGACAGGGGAGATGCAGAATCTGGTTCACGGCTTTGATTTTGCCAAGGTACTGGCTTCCTACTGGAATGGGTACAAGCTCGCTGATGATGATCGCAAACAGGCGGCACTGCGCTGGCTTCGAGGAGAATTTGCAACCAAAACGGAAGCAAAAAAAGGACTGTCTGTCGGTGTTATCATTGACGATGACAACTGGTATGACTACTTCAAATTGTGGTCTGAATTCACAGCGCGCATTGGTTACAAAGGATTGCTGTTGTTCATTGATGAAGCGGTGAATCTGTACAAAATTACAAACAGCGTCTCTCGTCAAAGCAATTATGAGAAATTGCTGACCATGTTCAATGATACAATGCAGGGCAAGGCGGAGCACCTGGGCATATTTGTAGGCGGTACGCCGCAATTTGTGGAGGATGAACGGCGCGGACTATATAGCTATGAAGCGCTTCGCTCCAGGCTTATTGATGGTCGTTATGCAGCCAAAGCGTATGCAAATTATACAGGCCCGATTCTGAAGCTTGCAATGTTATCACATGAAGAGATTCTGATTTTGCTCCAGAAGCTGCGGCAGATTCATGCGTTGCATTTTGGATACAGTGCAAGTCTGACGGATGAACAATTGGTTGATTTTATGCAAACGGCGGTGAATCGACTGGGGGCGGATGAATTGCTGACCACGCGTGAAGTGGTACGGGACTTTATGGATGTACTGCATACGCTCCATCAGAATCCCGAAGTGACTTATACGCAATTACTTGGTGAACGGGCTGCCAAACCCCAGGAACCGGGTAAAGGAGCGGATGCTTCCGCAAATTCGGATGATCTGGACGACTTTCTGGCGGAGTTTGAATTATGAGTGATAATCCATTCTATCGGCTGGCGCCATTCGTGCAGGAATTTATATATAAAAAAAGATGGGAATCGCTTCGGCCTGCTCAGATCGAGGCCTGCAATATCTGTTTTCATACCCCGCATCATATGCTGATTGCGGCAGGCACGGCCTCGGGCAAAACGGAGGCGGCTTTTTTTCCTGCATTGACCGAGCTGCATGAACGGCCTTCCAAATCAGTTGGCATTCTGTACATTGGACCTTTGAAAGCCCTGATTAACGACCAATTCGAACGTCTTAAGGATCTGTTAACCGAAGGAAATATTCCGGTTTGGCATTGGCATGGGGATGTGCCTCAGGCGGAGAAAACAAAACTGATGAAAAATCCGTCCGGTGTGCTTCAGATTACGCCAGAATCGCTGGAAGGTCTGCTTATGAATCGACCGAATGCGATCCCGGCGCTGTTTCATGATCTGCGCTATGTCATCATTGATGAGGTACATGCCTTCATGGGAGCAGATCGGGGGATTCAAGTGCTCAGCGAGCTTGCTAGAATTGAGCGTATGGCTGGCTGTGCACCGCGAAGAGTTGGATTGTCGGCTACACTTAGTGACTATGATGCGGCTACATCTTGGCTTGCTGCCGGAACACAGCAGGGAGTGGATGTGGTCTCTTCTCCAGGTGGTCGCAAGCTGCGGCTGCGGGTGGAACATTTCTCTTTTCCAGATGCACAGGACGAGGAGCAGGCGGAGCAGCTTCATAACGCACGCAAAGCTTACTACGACTTCATCTATGAGAGCACACATCGTAAAAAAGCATTGATCTTCACCAACAGTCGTACGGACGCTGAGGTGACTATTCTTGAGATGCGGCGGGTCGCGGCTCGCAGGCAAGAGCGTGATGTGTTCCATGTGCATCATGGAAGTATCTCCGCCATGCTCAGGGAGGAAACGGAAGCTGCTCTGCGCACCGGATCGGGGCCTGCGGTTGCTGCGGCAACGGTCACGCTCGAACTGGGTATCGATCTGGGCGAACTGGAACGTGTGGTTCAGCTTGGTGCACCGTATAGTGCGTCCAGCTTTGTACAGCGTCTGGGACGTTCGGGGAGACGAGAGGACATGGCATCAGAGATGCTTTTTGTATGTCCGGAGGAAGAGGATGAGGAAGCGCAATTACCAGCACGTATGCCGTGGACGTTAATGCGTGCAATTGCTGTTATCGAACTATATGTAAAAACAAAGTGGGTCGAGCCGCTTGAAGCCCGCAAGATGCCTATAGGGGTGCTCTACCATCAGACGATGAGCATGCTGAAAAGTATGGGGGAGGCGGAGCCGAGAGATCTTGCAGAAGCCATCCTTTCGCTGGCCCCCTTTGCGTTGATTAGACCAGATCAATATCAGGCTTTCCTGAATTACCTCATTGAGACGGATCATCTGCAATGGACAGAGGACCGGACATTGATTATCGGACTGACAGGTGAGAAAATCGTAAACAATTATCGCTTCTATGCGGTGTTTAAGGACGATGAGGAACATAAAGTACTGAACGGCTCGGAAGAGATTGGTTCCATTACAACCGTGCCCCCGCCAGGCTATTGCTTCTCGCTCGCAGGCAAACTGTGGAAAGTGGAAGAAGTTGATCACAAGCACAAGGCTGTGTATGTGAAGTCTGCCAAAGGTAAAGTGGATACGTTATGGCTTGGAGCGGGCGGAGACATCCACACAACGGTGGTACAGAAAATGCGTGAAGTGTTGTCCGACTCAGTGATCTATCCCTACCTGTCAGCGCAAGCCGTCAATCGACTTGAACGGGCACGCCGTCTAGCTCGTGAAAGCGGACTGTTGAAGCAGGTTGTTATTCCGGCTGGGGGAGATTCGATGTATGTACTTCCTTGGGTAGGGAGTAAATCGTTCCGTACATTGGAGCGCCTGATGAAGCATAATCTGTCGGGCAAACTGGCCTTGCGTTCGGTAGTGCCCATGGAACCATATTATTTTGTAGTATCCGGCAAGGTCGATGAACGGACATTGTTAGCCGAGATTATGAGCGAATGTCGGATGGCTGAAGATGCATCTGCGCTACTGGCTGAAGATGAAGCACCCTATCTGGGCAAGTATGATGAATTTGTCGCGCCACCTTTGATCCGTGAGGCTTTTGCCGTGGATGGGCTGGATCTGGATGGGTTGAAGGCAGGTTTACAGCAAACATTGGAGTGGGATTCCTCAGCCTCTAATCGAACCTGAAGTTTTTTATACGGAATAGGGTTGACACCACCTCACCTCCCATGTAATATATGAAAAGTCGTCACACACGAATTACATCAAATTGCATATATCATTTCGTATAACCTC of Paenibacillus sp. FSL R5-0517 contains these proteins:
- a CDS encoding ATP-binding protein; the protein is MTELKIPKRLTTALVNSLTAGVVPRIGLEQIAVGRKPEVEAILRDMDNIAEGGAAFKLITGRYGSGKSFLLQMIRNYAMDRDFVVADADLSPERRLVGTKGQGLATYRELMTRLSTRTRPDGGALEPILQKWIAGLQQSTMQSQNLRPDDPALPLEVEKQIYAVTGEMQNLVHGFDFAKVLASYWNGYKLADDDRKQAALRWLRGEFATKTEAKKGLSVGVIIDDDNWYDYFKLWSEFTARIGYKGLLLFIDEAVNLYKITNSVSRQSNYEKLLTMFNDTMQGKAEHLGIFVGGTPQFVEDERRGLYSYEALRSRLIDGRYAAKAYANYTGPILKLAMLSHEEILILLQKLRQIHALHFGYSASLTDEQLVDFMQTAVNRLGADELLTTREVVRDFMDVLHTLHQNPEVTYTQLLGERAAKPQEPGKGADASANSDDLDDFLAEFEL
- a CDS encoding DEAD/DEAH box helicase, which translates into the protein MSDNPFYRLAPFVQEFIYKKRWESLRPAQIEACNICFHTPHHMLIAAGTASGKTEAAFFPALTELHERPSKSVGILYIGPLKALINDQFERLKDLLTEGNIPVWHWHGDVPQAEKTKLMKNPSGVLQITPESLEGLLMNRPNAIPALFHDLRYVIIDEVHAFMGADRGIQVLSELARIERMAGCAPRRVGLSATLSDYDAATSWLAAGTQQGVDVVSSPGGRKLRLRVEHFSFPDAQDEEQAEQLHNARKAYYDFIYESTHRKKALIFTNSRTDAEVTILEMRRVAARRQERDVFHVHHGSISAMLREETEAALRTGSGPAVAAATVTLELGIDLGELERVVQLGAPYSASSFVQRLGRSGRREDMASEMLFVCPEEEDEEAQLPARMPWTLMRAIAVIELYVKTKWVEPLEARKMPIGVLYHQTMSMLKSMGEAEPRDLAEAILSLAPFALIRPDQYQAFLNYLIETDHLQWTEDRTLIIGLTGEKIVNNYRFYAVFKDDEEHKVLNGSEEIGSITTVPPPGYCFSLAGKLWKVEEVDHKHKAVYVKSAKGKVDTLWLGAGGDIHTTVVQKMREVLSDSVIYPYLSAQAVNRLERARRLARESGLLKQVVIPAGGDSMYVLPWVGSKSFRTLERLMKHNLSGKLALRSVVPMEPYYFVVSGKVDERTLLAEIMSECRMAEDASALLAEDEAPYLGKYDEFVAPPLIREAFAVDGLDLDGLKAGLQQTLEWDSSASNRT
- a CDS encoding TerB N-terminal domain-containing protein — encoded protein: MKDNSRQLEFMEIDLSEEPVTAAVPVPDRSTIVQQPAHHAMQHRGGILSSEKRFVEEAKQWSEMEGDVSPWVPFMSYWPTYGVMNEAQRKWYLYWRKEVRQGRYPDTDLSYLFVHIYELINGIGWQNAQDGYNQLKQLWLNYRERLPQLNIYMQEWVVDYVLVHQMETSLSEVMDLSGGYLPAEMLDKELQRVLQNKMSDISLSMLQRYYDYDITLSKFYRDGGKEVMEQYIPRVMALVHSYLERTREVGLLPVFQPNEERMVERILFRKAVYDDSIYGRSVSFRYMPIGEHTEFVQMVTRIYRCTENKLRELLRFRGRLRGQTLEPELANLIERYLDKAYAIDQAETVEQPVIRIDTEKLASLQQESEYVRMALTIEDDHPSEVKDDEVHNANVTSNPVDALEARHEITPTEDSMQPDPSVRDTAIEGSTASIGLQWDVSAEVDLDEQWLLFAKGLSPQQVQVIHALLGANPDTELIRLAEQYGTMPTLLLDEINDVAMDTIGDLLIDGDRIVPDYIDVFEHVKR